A single window of Streptomyces xanthii DNA harbors:
- a CDS encoding antibiotic biosynthesis monooxygenase family protein — translation MSDHRDAPAPVRPQPPFEPPYHVVVFTSVRTEDDEGYAETAVRMRDLVKEIPGYLGHESARTPGGLGITVSYFRDAEAIKAWRSVGEHRGAQKQGRAEWYEEYTVHVGEVVRSHGWKRD, via the coding sequence ATGAGTGATCACAGAGATGCGCCCGCGCCGGTTCGACCGCAGCCTCCCTTCGAACCCCCGTACCACGTCGTCGTGTTCACCTCCGTCCGCACCGAGGACGACGAGGGCTACGCCGAGACGGCGGTGCGGATGAGGGACCTGGTGAAGGAGATCCCGGGCTACCTCGGGCACGAGTCCGCGCGGACTCCGGGCGGACTCGGGATCACGGTCTCCTACTTCCGCGACGCCGAGGCGATCAAGGCGTGGCGGTCCGTGGGCGAGCACCGCGGCGCGCAGAAGCAGGGCCGCGCCGAGTGGTACGAGGAGTACACGGTGCACGTGGGAGAGGTCGTGCGCAGCCATGGATGGAAGCGTGACTGA
- a CDS encoding DUF2797 domain-containing protein has translation MTWWCTGMRWGADGPEFGWWSGAAAERASAVRFGERLAFRVCGPRRCLGVWRGGRRTPCPGWDAVSERGTRAQCAECAGIDRARSVAADTLADDPRPYRVYLAWFGEGLVKVGITRADRGAARLLEQGAVAFTWLGEGPLMAARRAEELLRVGLGVPDRIPYERKRMVRAGLGGTEERGAELERAHAVAGGLAGWPESLDRVPCRVVDHAGVFGLGAVDGLDGVVSGVVEGAVVAGVVVAAAGPDLHLVEAGGRRLAVDARGLAGWPLEGVGAEAVAEVAVREVHGVQGGLF, from the coding sequence ATGACGTGGTGGTGCACGGGGATGCGGTGGGGTGCGGACGGGCCGGAGTTCGGGTGGTGGTCGGGGGCGGCGGCGGAGCGGGCGAGCGCGGTGCGGTTCGGAGAGCGGCTGGCGTTCCGGGTCTGCGGGCCGCGCAGGTGTCTCGGGGTGTGGCGGGGCGGGCGGCGCACGCCGTGTCCGGGGTGGGACGCGGTGTCGGAGCGGGGGACGCGGGCGCAGTGCGCGGAGTGCGCGGGGATCGACCGGGCGCGGTCGGTCGCGGCGGACACGCTGGCCGATGATCCGCGGCCGTACCGGGTGTATCTGGCCTGGTTCGGGGAGGGGCTGGTGAAGGTGGGGATCACGCGGGCCGACCGGGGCGCGGCGCGGCTCCTGGAGCAGGGGGCGGTGGCGTTCACGTGGCTCGGGGAGGGGCCGCTGATGGCCGCGCGGCGGGCAGAGGAGCTGCTGCGGGTCGGGCTCGGGGTGCCGGACCGGATCCCGTACGAGAGGAAGCGGATGGTGCGGGCGGGGCTCGGGGGGACGGAGGAGAGAGGGGCGGAGTTGGAGCGGGCGCACGCGGTCGCCGGGGGGCTGGCGGGGTGGCCGGAGTCGTTGGACCGGGTGCCGTGCCGGGTGGTGGATCACGCGGGGGTGTTCGGGCTCGGGGCGGTCGACGGGCTGGACGGGGTCGTGAGCGGGGTCGTGGAGGGGGCGGTGGTGGCCGGGGTCGTGGTGGCCGCCGCGGGGCCGGATCTGCATCTGGTGGAGGCGGGCGGGAGACGGCTCGCCGTGGACGCGCGGGGGTTGGCGGGGTGGCCGTTGGAGGGGGTCGGGGCGGAGGCGGTCGCGGAGGTGGCGGTGCGGGAGGTCCACGGGGTTCAAGGGGGGCTGTTCTGA
- a CDS encoding response regulator transcription factor, with translation MTTAAPQGRTELLKPDGRPVRVLVVDDEQSITELLSMALRYEGWQIRSAGDGAGAVRSAREFRPDAVVLDMMLPDMDGLSVLGRLRRELPDVPVLFLTAKDAVEDRIAGLTAGGDDYVTKPFSLEEVVARLRGLIRRIGTAERHSDSVLVVGDLSLDEDSHDVERGGTHIHLTATEFELLRFLMRNPRRVLSKAQILDRVWSYDFGGRANVVELYISYLRRKIDAGREPMIHTRRGAGYLIKPAATPVP, from the coding sequence ATGACCACAGCCGCGCCCCAGGGGCGAACCGAACTGCTGAAGCCGGACGGCAGGCCCGTCCGGGTGCTCGTGGTGGACGACGAACAGTCCATCACCGAGCTGTTGTCGATGGCGCTGCGCTACGAGGGCTGGCAGATCAGGTCGGCCGGTGACGGGGCCGGGGCCGTGCGCAGCGCGCGGGAGTTCCGGCCGGACGCCGTCGTGCTGGACATGATGCTGCCGGACATGGACGGGCTGAGCGTGCTCGGCCGGCTGCGCCGCGAGCTGCCGGACGTGCCGGTGCTGTTCCTGACGGCGAAGGACGCTGTCGAGGACCGGATCGCGGGGCTCACGGCGGGCGGCGACGACTACGTCACCAAGCCGTTCAGCCTGGAGGAGGTGGTCGCGCGGCTGCGCGGCCTGATCCGCAGGATCGGCACGGCCGAGCGGCACAGCGACTCCGTGCTCGTCGTGGGCGACCTGTCGCTCGACGAGGACAGCCACGACGTGGAGCGCGGCGGCACCCACATCCACCTCACCGCCACCGAGTTCGAGCTGCTGCGCTTCCTGATGCGCAATCCGCGGCGCGTGCTCAGCAAGGCGCAGATCCTGGACCGGGTCTGGAGCTACGACTTCGGCGGCCGGGCCAACGTCGTCGAGCTGTACATCTCGTACCTGCGGCGCAAGATCGACGCCGGGCGCGAGCCGATGATCCACACCCGGCGCGGCGCCGGGTACCTGATCAAGCCCGCCGCGACGCCGGTGCCGTGA
- a CDS encoding glycosyltransferase, producing the protein MRTDSSASTAPPAPGPGTLPAREHLPVGSGAVPVLDVVVPVFNEEKDLDACVRRLHAHLNRTFPYRFRITVADNASTDATPRVAHRLAAELAGVASVRLEQKGRGRALRAVWSASDAPVLAYMDVDLSTDLNALLPLVAPLISGHSDLAIGSRLSRAARVVRGPKREFVSRAYNLILRGSLQARFSDAQCGFKAIRRDVAQVLLPLVEDTGWFFDTEMLVLAERAGLRIHEVPVDWVDDPHSSVHIVRTATEDLKGVWRVGRALATGSLPLDRLARPFGDDPRDGRLTGVPRGLARQLVGFCAVGGLSTLLYLLLYTGFRTFSGAQAANALALLVSAVANTAANRRLTFGVRGRANAVRHQAQGIVVFGIGWVLTSGSLLALGAASDGDAAHSTELAVLIAANLAATVLRFLLLRAWVFPDRAERPAVSSEPTPGSRR; encoded by the coding sequence ATGCGAACCGACTCTTCTGCGAGCACCGCTCCACCCGCCCCCGGGCCGGGGACGCTGCCGGCGCGGGAGCACCTTCCCGTCGGCAGCGGCGCCGTGCCGGTCCTGGACGTCGTCGTCCCCGTCTTCAACGAGGAGAAGGACCTCGACGCGTGTGTGCGGCGTCTGCACGCCCACCTGAACCGCACCTTCCCGTACCGCTTCCGGATCACGGTCGCGGACAACGCCTCCACCGACGCGACCCCGCGGGTCGCGCACCGGCTGGCCGCCGAGCTGGCCGGCGTCGCCTCCGTGCGCCTGGAGCAGAAGGGGCGCGGGCGGGCCCTGCGCGCCGTCTGGTCCGCGTCCGACGCGCCCGTCCTCGCCTACATGGACGTCGACCTGTCCACCGATCTGAACGCGCTGCTCCCGCTCGTGGCGCCGCTGATCTCCGGGCACTCGGACCTGGCGATCGGCTCGCGGCTCTCGCGTGCGGCGCGCGTGGTGCGCGGCCCCAAGCGGGAGTTCGTGTCCCGTGCCTACAACCTCATCCTGCGCGGCTCGCTCCAGGCCCGCTTCTCCGACGCCCAGTGCGGCTTCAAGGCGATCCGGCGCGACGTGGCGCAGGTGCTGCTGCCGCTGGTGGAGGACACCGGCTGGTTCTTCGACACGGAGATGCTGGTGCTGGCCGAGCGGGCCGGGCTGCGGATCCACGAGGTCCCCGTCGACTGGGTCGACGACCCGCACTCCAGCGTCCACATCGTGCGGACGGCGACCGAGGACCTGAAGGGGGTGTGGCGGGTCGGCCGGGCGCTCGCCACCGGCTCCCTCCCCCTCGACCGCCTCGCGCGCCCCTTCGGCGACGACCCGCGCGACGGCCGGCTGACCGGCGTTCCCCGGGGTCTCGCCCGTCAGCTCGTCGGCTTCTGCGCCGTCGGCGGCCTGTCGACCCTGCTGTACCTGCTGCTCTACACCGGCTTCCGTACGTTCTCCGGGGCGCAGGCCGCCAACGCGCTCGCGCTGCTCGTCTCGGCGGTCGCCAACACCGCCGCCAACCGGAGGCTCACCTTCGGGGTGCGGGGCCGGGCGAACGCCGTGCGCCATCAGGCCCAGGGCATCGTCGTCTTCGGCATCGGATGGGTGCTGACCAGCGGCTCGCTGCTCGCGCTCGGCGCCGCGTCCGACGGCGACGCCGCGCACTCCACCGAACTGGCGGTGCTCATCGCCGCGAACCTGGCGGCCACCGTGCTGCGCTTCCTGCTGCTGCGCGCCTGGGTCTTCCCGGACCGCGCCGAGCGGCCGGCGGTGTCCTCCGAGCCCACTCCCGGGAGCCGACGATGA
- a CDS encoding NAD(P)/FAD-dependent oxidoreductase yields the protein MQQHRIIVLGAGYTGAIAAGRLAKRLHRDDVSITLVNAEPDFVERVRMHQLAAGQDLTPRPFAEMFAGTGVTLKLAKVTGIDVGGKTVTVTADGASPEELAYDTLVYALGSAWNTHGVPGTTEHAHQIASRPGALRLRERLAELPAGGTVTVVGGGLTGLEAATEIAESRPDLSVALAARGELGDWLSPKGRRHLRKVCAGLGITVHENTAVTEVGPDTVTTADGTALPADVTVWTTGFAVHPLARATALELGDTGQIVVDDTMRSVSHPDVYAIGDAALAMGAGDKPLRMSCASGTPTAWQAADSIAARLTGGKLPHAPLRYFNQCISLGRKEGLIQYVTADDHAVNAALTGRLAALYKELICKGAAWGVANPTMGLPTRRRRVTDTVRTATTEPAEVPA from the coding sequence ATGCAGCAGCACCGCATCATCGTTCTCGGGGCCGGATACACCGGAGCCATCGCCGCGGGACGCCTGGCCAAGCGCCTGCACCGCGACGACGTCTCGATCACCCTCGTCAACGCGGAGCCCGACTTCGTCGAGCGCGTCCGCATGCACCAGCTGGCGGCCGGCCAGGACCTGACGCCCCGCCCCTTCGCCGAGATGTTCGCGGGCACCGGCGTCACCCTGAAGCTCGCGAAGGTCACCGGCATCGACGTCGGCGGAAAGACCGTCACGGTCACCGCCGACGGCGCCTCCCCCGAGGAACTCGCCTACGACACCCTCGTCTACGCCCTCGGCAGCGCCTGGAACACCCACGGCGTCCCCGGCACCACCGAGCACGCCCACCAGATCGCGAGCCGCCCCGGCGCGCTCCGGCTGCGCGAGCGCCTGGCCGAGCTGCCCGCCGGCGGGACCGTCACCGTCGTCGGCGGCGGCCTGACCGGCCTGGAGGCCGCCACGGAGATCGCCGAGTCCCGCCCGGACCTCTCCGTCGCCCTGGCCGCCCGCGGCGAACTCGGCGACTGGCTCTCCCCCAAGGGCCGCCGCCACCTGCGCAAGGTCTGCGCCGGACTCGGCATCACCGTGCACGAGAACACCGCCGTCACCGAGGTCGGCCCCGACACGGTCACCACCGCCGACGGGACCGCGCTCCCCGCCGACGTCACGGTCTGGACGACCGGCTTCGCCGTCCACCCGCTCGCCCGCGCCACCGCCCTGGAACTCGGCGACACCGGCCAGATCGTCGTCGACGACACGATGCGCTCGGTCTCCCACCCCGACGTGTACGCGATCGGCGACGCCGCCCTCGCCATGGGCGCCGGCGACAAGCCGCTGCGCATGTCCTGCGCCTCCGGCACCCCGACCGCCTGGCAGGCCGCCGACTCGATCGCCGCGCGCCTCACCGGCGGCAAGCTCCCCCACGCCCCGCTGCGCTACTTCAACCAGTGCATCTCGCTGGGCCGCAAGGAGGGCCTGATCCAGTACGTCACCGCCGACGACCACGCGGTCAACGCCGCCCTGACCGGCCGCCTCGCCGCCCTCTACAAGGAACTGATCTGCAAGGGCGCGGCCTGGGGCGTGGCCAACCCGACGATGGGCCTCCCGACCCGGCGCCGCCGCGTCACCGACACCGTCCGGACCGCGACCACGGAGCCGGCCGAGGTCCCGGCCTGA
- a CDS encoding SSI family serine proteinase inhibitor, whose translation MLLRRFSSRTSASPSRTAARLLLTAAASAAALGASLPAAAHADTGPIRTAPGPVGLLDGLLPQGPAAAPDQLRLTVSDSGNGNDGRYELRCAPAGGTHPDAAAACARLDEIENEGQDPFAPAAKDQLCTMQYGGPATAHITGTWHGRPVDASYSLADGCQIARWRQLSPVLPATAP comes from the coding sequence ATGTTGCTGCGTCGTTTCTCCTCCCGCACGTCCGCGTCGCCGTCCCGCACCGCGGCCCGCCTGCTGCTCACCGCCGCCGCCTCCGCCGCGGCCCTCGGCGCCTCGCTGCCCGCCGCCGCGCACGCCGACACCGGGCCCATCCGCACCGCCCCCGGCCCGGTCGGCCTGCTCGACGGTCTCCTCCCGCAGGGCCCGGCCGCCGCCCCCGACCAGCTGCGGCTCACGGTCAGCGACTCGGGCAACGGCAACGACGGCAGGTACGAGCTGCGCTGCGCCCCCGCCGGCGGCACGCACCCGGACGCGGCCGCGGCCTGTGCGCGGCTCGACGAGATCGAGAACGAGGGGCAGGACCCGTTCGCCCCCGCGGCCAAGGACCAGCTCTGCACCATGCAGTACGGCGGCCCCGCGACAGCGCACATCACCGGCACCTGGCACGGCCGCCCGGTCGACGCCTCGTACAGCCTGGCGGACGGCTGCCAGATCGCCCGGTGGCGGCAGCTGAGCCCCGTGCTGCCCGCGACCGCCCCGTGA
- the sigJ gene encoding RNA polymerase sigma factor SigJ: MSVSLNDVDRFEAARPRLQAIAYRLLGSASEAEDAVQDTYLRWQAADPGHIEVPEAWLTKVLTNLCLNQLTSARARRETYVGQWLPEPLLPGDPMLGPADTAERRESVSYAVLTLLERLTPNERAVYVLREAFDYPHREIAEILDISESSSQQILHRAKKHVADGTPRAPRTEIDEASAQRIVEEFLAAATSGRTEPLVKLLTSDAIAIGDGGGKVPARASAFEGAKAVATFMRGLFKPGKAKRAITGGPADIYATTANGAPAVVAVVGGHVIGVMCLEMADGHVAAVRSQVNPDKLERATRVWAATDHGEPLITAF; this comes from the coding sequence ATGTCCGTGAGCCTGAACGACGTGGACCGGTTCGAGGCCGCGAGGCCCCGCCTGCAGGCCATCGCGTACCGCCTCCTCGGTTCCGCGAGCGAGGCCGAGGACGCCGTGCAGGACACGTATCTGCGCTGGCAGGCCGCCGACCCCGGACACATCGAGGTCCCCGAGGCCTGGCTCACCAAGGTCCTCACCAACCTGTGCCTCAACCAGCTGACCTCGGCCCGCGCCCGCCGCGAGACCTACGTCGGCCAGTGGCTGCCCGAGCCGCTGCTGCCCGGCGACCCGATGCTCGGCCCGGCCGACACCGCCGAGCGCCGCGAGTCCGTCTCGTACGCCGTCCTCACGCTCCTGGAGCGGCTCACCCCGAACGAGCGGGCGGTGTACGTGCTGCGCGAGGCGTTCGACTACCCGCACCGGGAGATCGCCGAGATCCTCGACATCAGCGAGTCGTCCAGCCAGCAGATCCTGCACCGGGCGAAGAAGCACGTCGCCGACGGCACGCCCCGCGCGCCGCGCACCGAGATCGACGAGGCGAGCGCCCAGCGCATCGTCGAGGAGTTCCTGGCCGCCGCCACGAGCGGCCGCACCGAGCCCCTCGTCAAGCTCCTCACCTCGGACGCCATCGCGATCGGCGACGGCGGCGGGAAGGTGCCCGCCCGCGCGAGCGCGTTCGAGGGCGCGAAGGCCGTGGCCACGTTCATGCGCGGCCTGTTCAAGCCGGGCAAGGCCAAGCGCGCCATCACGGGCGGTCCGGCCGACATCTACGCGACGACGGCCAACGGCGCCCCCGCGGTCGTGGCGGTCGTCGGCGGCCACGTCATCGGCGTCATGTGCCTGGAGATGGCCGACGGGCACGTCGCGGCCGTCCGCAGCCAGGTGAACCCGGACAAGCTGGAGCGCGCGACCCGCGTCTGGGCCGCCACGGACCACGGAGAACCCCTGATCACAGCCTTCTGA
- a CDS encoding amidohydrolase family protein, with amino-acid sequence MDGSVTEPGEGEGGGGDEAARVAAFRERHGLPGLVDVHTHFMPERVLRKVWAYFDSAGPLTGSPWPITYREEEDRRLARLREFGVRAFTSMLYPHKAGMAQWLNGWSAEFAARTPDCLHTATFFPEPGAEAYVRRAVEDGARIFKAHVQVGAYDPADPLLDPVWGLLAEAGVPVVTHCGSGPAPGKHTGPEPIAKVLERHPRLPLIVAHLGMPEYTEFLDLAERYGEVRLDTTMAFTDFCEERMPFPARERGRLADLGDRVLLGTDFPNIPYPYVHQLEAIEGLGLGSAWVRAVCHDNGEKLFLG; translated from the coding sequence ATGGATGGAAGCGTGACTGAGCCGGGCGAGGGCGAGGGCGGGGGCGGGGACGAGGCCGCCCGGGTCGCCGCGTTCCGTGAGCGGCACGGGCTGCCCGGACTCGTCGACGTGCACACGCACTTCATGCCGGAGCGGGTGCTGCGCAAGGTGTGGGCGTACTTCGACTCGGCGGGCCCGCTGACCGGCTCCCCGTGGCCGATCACGTACCGCGAGGAGGAGGACCGGCGGCTCGCGCGGCTGCGGGAGTTCGGGGTGCGCGCGTTCACGTCGATGCTCTATCCGCACAAGGCGGGGATGGCGCAGTGGCTCAACGGCTGGTCGGCGGAGTTCGCCGCCCGCACACCGGACTGCCTGCACACGGCGACGTTCTTCCCCGAGCCGGGCGCCGAGGCGTATGTGCGGCGCGCGGTCGAGGACGGGGCGCGGATCTTCAAGGCGCATGTGCAGGTGGGCGCGTACGACCCGGCCGATCCGCTGCTCGACCCCGTGTGGGGGCTGCTCGCCGAGGCCGGGGTGCCGGTGGTGACGCACTGCGGTTCGGGTCCCGCGCCCGGCAAGCACACCGGGCCCGAGCCGATCGCGAAGGTGTTGGAGCGGCATCCGCGGCTGCCGCTGATCGTCGCGCATCTGGGGATGCCGGAGTACACCGAGTTCCTGGACCTGGCCGAGCGGTACGGGGAGGTGCGGCTCGACACCACGATGGCGTTCACGGACTTCTGCGAGGAGCGCATGCCGTTCCCCGCACGGGAGCGCGGCCGGCTTGCGGATCTCGGGGACCGGGTGCTGCTCGGCACGGACTTCCCGAACATCCCGTACCCGTACGTGCACCAGCTGGAGGCGATCGAGGGGCTGGGGCTCGGCAGCGCGTGGGTGCGGGCCGTGTGCCACGACAACGGGGAGAAGCTGTTCCTCGGCTGA
- a CDS encoding ArnT family glycosyltransferase, whose amino-acid sequence MTTQTPTAEPLTAPATAADPRPADARRFRSAFLALLLVIALAYLWNLSASGYANSFYSAAVQAGSQSWKAFFFGSSDAANAITVDKPPAALWPMALSVRIFGLNSWAILVPEVLMGVATAAVLYAAVRRRFSAAAGLIAMAVFATTPVAALMFRFNNPDALLALLMTVTVYCVLRALEQGRTKWLVGAGAAVGLAFLAKTLQAFLILPPLALLYGICAPVRLRRRIAQLALSGLVMTVAGGWWVAVVELWPAASRPYIGGSQNNSFLELTFGYNGLGRINGDETGSVGGGGGGGGGGMGGGTGQWGETGLGRMFNAEIGGQIAWLLPAALILLVAALVLTRKARRTDTARAAFLAWGGCLLTTGLVFSFMAGIFHQYYTVALAPYLAAVIGTGAVVLWEERARIVWSATLGTAVAVTGIWGYVLLGRTPDHLPWLRWAVLVGGLAAGLGLALAGRFGRGLALGAAGLGLAASLAGPTAYTLSTLATGHTGSIVTAGPAGASMMGGRGGPGGGPDGGGGRAGGPAGGAGGGAMQPPGGRTQGTGPGTGTTTGNGPGQQQGGGFPGGSPGGAMAEGGPGGAGGGGMGGLLDGATVGAEAKRLLLKNADAYTWAAAAVGSQNQASYQLATGVPVMAVGGFNGTDPSPTLAQFKKYVAEGKIHYFIGGGMGGGMGGVGSSSAITSWVEQHFEKVTAGTATFYDLSRPKS is encoded by the coding sequence ATGACCACACAGACCCCCACGGCCGAGCCCCTGACGGCGCCCGCGACAGCCGCGGACCCCCGACCCGCCGACGCGCGCCGGTTCCGCTCCGCGTTCCTCGCGCTCCTCCTCGTCATCGCCCTCGCCTACCTCTGGAACCTCTCCGCCTCCGGCTATGCCAACTCCTTCTACTCGGCCGCCGTGCAGGCGGGCAGCCAGAGCTGGAAGGCGTTCTTCTTCGGCTCGTCCGACGCCGCGAACGCGATCACCGTCGACAAGCCCCCGGCCGCCCTGTGGCCGATGGCCCTCTCGGTGCGGATCTTCGGCCTGAACTCCTGGGCGATCCTCGTGCCCGAGGTGCTGATGGGCGTGGCCACGGCGGCCGTCCTCTACGCGGCCGTGCGCCGCCGCTTCAGCGCCGCCGCGGGACTGATCGCGATGGCGGTGTTCGCCACGACCCCGGTCGCCGCGCTCATGTTCCGGTTCAACAACCCGGACGCGCTGCTCGCCCTCCTCATGACCGTCACGGTGTACTGCGTGCTGCGCGCGCTGGAGCAGGGCCGCACGAAGTGGCTGGTCGGCGCGGGCGCGGCGGTCGGTCTCGCCTTCCTCGCCAAGACCCTCCAGGCCTTCCTGATCCTGCCCCCGCTCGCTCTTCTGTACGGGATCTGCGCCCCGGTGAGGCTGCGCCGCCGCATCGCCCAACTGGCCCTCTCCGGGCTCGTCATGACCGTCGCGGGCGGCTGGTGGGTGGCCGTCGTCGAACTCTGGCCCGCGGCCTCCCGCCCGTACATCGGCGGTTCGCAGAACAACTCGTTCCTGGAGCTGACCTTCGGCTACAACGGCCTGGGCCGCATCAACGGCGACGAGACCGGCTCCGTCGGTGGCGGTGGCGGTGGCGGTGGCGGTGGCATGGGCGGCGGCACCGGCCAGTGGGGCGAGACCGGTCTCGGCCGGATGTTCAACGCGGAGATCGGCGGCCAGATCGCCTGGCTGCTCCCCGCCGCGCTGATCCTGCTCGTCGCGGCGCTCGTCCTGACCCGGAAGGCGCGGCGCACGGACACCGCGCGCGCCGCCTTCCTCGCCTGGGGCGGCTGCCTGCTGACGACGGGCCTCGTCTTCAGCTTCATGGCCGGCATCTTCCACCAGTACTACACGGTGGCCCTGGCGCCCTACCTCGCCGCGGTGATCGGCACCGGTGCGGTCGTGCTGTGGGAGGAGCGGGCCAGGATCGTCTGGTCGGCGACGCTCGGCACGGCCGTCGCGGTCACCGGGATCTGGGGGTACGTGCTCCTCGGCCGCACACCCGACCATCTGCCGTGGCTGCGCTGGGCGGTGCTGGTCGGCGGGCTCGCGGCGGGCCTGGGGCTCGCGCTCGCGGGCCGGTTCGGGCGCGGGCTCGCGCTCGGCGCCGCGGGGCTCGGCCTCGCCGCGTCGCTGGCCGGGCCGACCGCGTACACGCTCAGCACGCTGGCCACGGGGCACACCGGGTCGATCGTCACGGCGGGCCCGGCCGGCGCGAGCATGATGGGCGGCCGGGGTGGCCCGGGCGGGGGTCCGGACGGCGGTGGCGGCCGGGCCGGTGGACCCGCGGGCGGTGCCGGCGGCGGCGCGATGCAGCCGCCGGGCGGCCGGACACAGGGCACCGGCCCCGGCACGGGCACCACCACCGGCAACGGACCCGGTCAGCAGCAGGGCGGCGGCTTCCCGGGCGGTTCCCCCGGCGGAGCCATGGCCGAGGGCGGGCCCGGCGGCGCGGGAGGCGGCGGCATGGGCGGTCTGCTCGACGGCGCCACGGTCGGCGCCGAGGCGAAGCGGCTGCTCCTGAAGAACGCCGACGCCTACACATGGGCGGCCGCGGCCGTCGGCTCCCAGAACCAGGCGAGCTACCAACTGGCCACGGGTGTCCCGGTGATGGCCGTCGGCGGCTTCAACGGCACCGACCCGTCGCCCACCCTCGCCCAGTTCAAGAAGTACGTGGCCGAAGGGAAGATCCACTACTTCATCGGTGGGGGAATGGGCGGAGGCATGGGCGGGGTCGGCTCCTCGTCCGCGATCACGTCATGGGTCGAGCAGCACTTCGAGAAGGTCACGGCCGGAACGGCGACGTTCTACGACCTGAGCCGGCCGAAGTCCTGA
- a CDS encoding sensor histidine kinase: MRRAAAPRVRTLRTRLVVTAVGLIALVAVVIGTVTTLALHTYLYAQLDGKVDQVVHMAARGDGPGGREPGADSRADDLSFLGLPGPGGGDTVGALVGAGGSLTRAERSEQDSPTRTTELTGAQTDALASVPRDGRAHSVSLPGLGDYRVQSSGDGSLLVGLPSTDIDATLNRLVLIEASVTGAGLLAAGVTGAVMVGVALRPLRRVAATATRVSELPLHSGEVALHERVPETEADPRSEVGQVGAALNRMLDHVHGALEARQQSETRVRRFVADASHELRTPLASIRGYAELTRRGHEPTGPDTRHALGRIESEAHRMTGLVEDLLLLARLDTGRPLACAPTDLSPLVVDAVADARAAGPDHVWRLDLPDEPAEVLADPARLHQVLVNLLANARTHTPPGTTVTARVHRDGPWVRLDVRDDGPGIPAELLPHVFERFARGDSSRSRTAGSTGLGLAIVQAVTAAHGGTVTVDSAPGRTVFTVHLPARTGQDRQETLPHSQGHPYSQAGQSLTTQP; the protein is encoded by the coding sequence GTGAGGCGGGCCGCGGCGCCGCGCGTCCGGACCCTGCGGACCCGGCTCGTCGTCACCGCCGTCGGCCTGATCGCGCTCGTCGCGGTGGTGATCGGCACGGTGACGACGCTGGCACTGCACACGTATCTGTACGCGCAGCTGGACGGCAAGGTCGATCAGGTCGTCCACATGGCCGCCCGCGGCGACGGGCCCGGCGGCCGGGAGCCCGGGGCGGACAGCCGGGCGGACGACCTGTCGTTCCTGGGCCTGCCGGGCCCCGGGGGCGGCGACACCGTGGGCGCGCTGGTCGGCGCCGGCGGCTCCCTCACCCGCGCGGAGCGTTCCGAGCAGGACTCCCCCACCCGCACCACCGAGCTGACCGGCGCCCAGACGGACGCCCTCGCGTCGGTCCCCCGCGACGGGCGCGCGCACAGCGTCTCCCTGCCCGGACTCGGCGACTACCGCGTCCAGTCGAGCGGGGACGGCAGCCTGCTCGTCGGCCTCCCCTCCACGGACATCGACGCGACCCTGAACCGGCTCGTCCTCATCGAGGCCTCCGTGACGGGCGCGGGCCTGCTCGCGGCCGGGGTGACCGGCGCCGTCATGGTCGGCGTCGCGCTGCGCCCGCTGCGCCGGGTCGCCGCGACCGCGACCCGCGTCTCCGAACTCCCCCTGCACAGCGGCGAGGTGGCCCTGCACGAGCGCGTCCCGGAGACCGAGGCCGATCCGCGTTCCGAGGTCGGCCAGGTCGGCGCCGCGCTCAACCGCATGCTCGACCACGTGCACGGCGCGCTGGAGGCGCGCCAGCAGAGCGAGACCCGGGTGCGCCGGTTCGTCGCGGACGCCAGCCACGAGCTGCGCACCCCGCTCGCCTCCATCCGCGGCTACGCCGAACTCACCCGGCGCGGCCACGAGCCGACCGGCCCCGACACCCGGCACGCGCTCGGCCGCATCGAGTCCGAGGCCCACCGCATGACGGGCCTGGTCGAGGACCTGCTGCTGCTCGCCCGGCTCGACACGGGCCGCCCCCTCGCCTGCGCGCCGACGGACCTGTCGCCGCTGGTCGTGGACGCGGTCGCCGACGCCCGCGCCGCCGGACCCGACCACGTGTGGCGGCTCGACCTGCCCGACGAACCGGCCGAGGTGCTCGCCGACCCGGCACGCCTGCACCAGGTCCTCGTCAACCTGCTGGCCAACGCCCGTACGCACACCCCGCCCGGCACCACGGTCACCGCGCGCGTGCACCGGGACGGGCCGTGGGTCCGCCTCGACGTGCGGGACGACGGTCCGGGCATCCCGGCGGAGCTGCTGCCGCACGTCTTCGAGCGGTTCGCGCGCGGCGACTCCTCGCGCTCCCGCACGGCGGGCTCCACGGGGCTCGGTCTGGCCATCGTGCAGGCGGTCACGGCCGCGCACGGAGGCACGGTGACCGTGGACTCGGCCCCGGGCCGCACCGTGTTCACCGTCCACCTCCCGGCCCGGACAGGGCAGGACCGGCAGGAAACGCTTCCGCACTCACAGGGGCATCCGTACTCACAGGCGGGTCAAAGCCTCACCACACAGCCCTGA